The stretch of DNA AGGGCAAAGTTCTGTACGGTCGTTATTGTGTCCACTGTCATGGTGAAGGTGGTAAAGGCGATGGGCTGGTAGGCAAGGAGTATAAAGGTGTACCCAGCTATTCGGCAGATGCCTACAAAACCATGAACGACGGTCATATATACCATGTCATCACGCATGGTAAGGGCCGCATGTGGCCACACGGCTCGCAAATGACGCCTGAAGAGCGTTGGAAGATCGTACAATATGTACACAAGTTACAACAAGGATAATTTGAATCATTAAGTTTAGGCGAATCGTACGCCACGACTTAAGAATCGAAAACTGAAAACTGTACAGAATGGCATCGGCTCATGCAATACCGTCGTTAGACGAACAATATGAATTTACTGCCGAATCGAAGCGTCGACTTCTGATCGGTATTGGCACCGGAGTGGCATTAGTTGCTATCGGTTCGTATCTGCTGGCTTCAGGAGCAGGTGGTCATGAAGCACACGAAGTTGTCCATGGAACCGGGGCCAGTGAAGGGCATGATGCAGGACATCATGCTTACAAATGGACTAACCGACTGTGGGCAAATGTCTGGCTTAATGCAGTCTATTTTGCTGGTGCGTCTGTTATTGGAATGTTTTTCATTTCCTATAACTATCTGGCGCAGGCGGGCTGGTCGTCTGCATTTAAGCGTATTCCGGAAGCAATGCCTGCCTACTTGCCATTTATGGGTGTAGCTATTCTGGCCGTTTTCTTCATTGCTGGTCATGATCTCTTTCATTGGACACATGAGGGATTATATGACCCTAAGAGTCCTGATTATGATCATATTATTGCGGGTAAGAAGGGGTTTCTTAATACGCCCTTCTATTTGACCCGCTTGGTTCTGTACTTCACGCTTTGGTACGTATTGTGGCGTATGCTGCGCAATTTCTCACTTCAGGAAGACCTTCATGGTGGAACGGAGTATTATGAGAAAAGTATTAAGTGGGGAACGGCTTTCTTGGTGGTATTCGCTGTAACCTCATCTACTTCAGCCTGGGATTTCGTTATGTCAATCGATACCCACTGGTTTAGCACCATGTTCGGTTGGTATACATTAGCGAGCTGGCACGTTACAGGTCTGGCAATCATCACGTTAACTGTCGTAACGCTGAAAGAGCGTGGTTACTTGGCTATTGTTAACGAAAGCCATCTACATGATTTAGGTAAATTTATGTTTGCGTTCAGCATTTTCTGGACATACGTCTGGTTTGCCCAATTTATGCTGATCTACTATGCAAATTTACCGGAGGAGACTATCTACTACCAGGAACGTTTTAGCGGATACGGAGGCATCTACAAAGCACCGTTTTTTATAAACATCTTCCTAAACTTTGTTTTTCCATTCCTTGTTCTAATGACGAGGGATGCAAAGCGTACATACATCTTCCTGAAGTTAGCTGCCATCGGTATTATTGTTGGTCACTATTTCGATTTTTACACCAACATTATGCCGGGTACAGTGGGTGAACATGGTGGGTTTGGTCTGATTGAATTTGGGATGATACTTATTTTTGCCTGTGGCTTTATGTGGTCGCTTTCTACACAACTTACCAAGGCAAACCTCATCCCTAAAAATCACCCGATGCTTGAAGAAACACTGCATCACGACATTTAACAATTAATCGTTCGTAACATGGTTTATATAGTCGTTTTATTATCGGTAATTTTCCTGGGACTGGCGGGTTTGGTCGTCTCACGGATGGCCGCCGTTGTTAAGAACGCAGCCGGGCCAGTTGAAGAAGAGCGGATTGGTATGAGTAATCGCATCAATGGCGCAATGATGCTCGTTTTCCTTGTTCTTGGATTATTGGGCGCGGTTTGGTCTTACTTGCACGCATCACAGTACTTCTTACCAGAAGCATCGTCACCCCACGGACGTCGGACGGATTTTCTGTTTTGGCTTTCGATGGGCATTATTACTGCGGCCTTCTTTATCACTAACGCGCTGCTGTTTATCTTTTCATGGCGTTACCAGTATAAAGCAGGTCGAAAAGCTGCTTACTATCCGGAGAACCACAAGTTAGAACTCATCTGGACGGTTATTCCGGCTGTGGTAATGGCTGTGTTGGTGTTCACTGGTTGGCGTGCATGGCGGGACATTATGTCAGAAGCTCCGGCAGATGCGCAGGTGTTTGAGATTGTTGGCAAGCAGTTTAACTGGATTGTGCGTTATCCGGGAGTTGATGACAACAAGCTTGGTGCTTACAACTATAAGTTGATTGATAATAACAATGACAACGGGATTGACTACACGGATGAAGCTTCTTTTGATGATTTTACGTCTACAACGGAACTTCATATTCCAGTAAACAAGCCTATCCTGTTGAAGATTCGTGCACGTGATGTGTTGCACAGTGTGTTTATTCCTCACATGCGGGTGAAGATGGATGCTGTTCCCGGTATGCCAACGCGATTCTGGTTTGTTGCCGATAAGACGACCGACGAAATGCGTAACATGACAGGTAATCCTGATTTTGGATACGAGATTGCTTGTACGGAAGTATGCGGACGGGGCCACTTTTCAATGCGTATTCGATTGATTGTGGAGGATGAAGCATCGTGGCAGGCGTGGTGTAAGGAGCAGAAGCCTTTGCTGTCATCTACACCGGAATTGGCTGCACGTATTCCAGCAAACCTGAAAGCCAAAGCAGCTAAGTATTTGCCCGCAGACGAAACGGCAGCTTCTGCCGACAGTGCAACGGCTTTAAACGCACGGGGAGGCATTTCACTGACTCGGGCTTCTATTCGATAACTTCTAATAACAACTACCAAATACTATGGCGACTTCAGTAGCTAACCCGGCAATTGATGTTCATGCCGTTGAGCATGACCACCACGAGCCGCAGAGTTTTTGGCGTAAATACATTTTCTCGGAAGATCATAAGACCATTGCAAAACAATACCTGATATCAGGTATTTTCTGGTCGATCATCGGGATTAGTATGTCTGTGATTTTCCGTCTTCAGTTGGGTTTCCCAGCAATGAAAATGGACTGGCTGCGTCCCGTTCTGGGTGGCTGGATTGACGATGCCGGCAAGTTGGATCCGGATTTTTATCTGGCACTGATTACCATGCACGGTACTATCATGGTATTTTTTGTACTGACGGCTGGGTTGAGTGGCACGTTCTCTAACTTTCTGATTCCTCTTCAGGTTGGTGCACGTGACATGGCTTCAGGATTTTTGAACATGTTATCATACTGGTTCTTCTTTTTAGCCAGTGTTATCATGTTGTGGTCGTTATTTATCGAAACAGGACCAGCAGCAGGTGGTTGGGTTGTTTATCCGCCCTTAAGCGCATTGCCACAGGCACATAAAGGTTCTGAATTGGGTATGACGTTATGGTTAGTTAGTATGGCCCTGTTTATTGTGTCACAATTGCTGGGTGGTATTAACTATATTACAACGGTGATTAACTTGCGGACGCGGGGTATGTCGTTCAGCAAATTGCCGTTGACTATATGGGCATTTTTTCTGACGGCAGTATTAGGTCTGATTTCATTCCCCGTGTTGCTGTCGGCTGCATTGCTGCTGATTTTCGACCGCAGTTTTGGTACAAGCTTCTACCTATCAGAGATTTACATCAACGGAGAAGCTTTGCCGAATGTGGGTGGTAGTCCGATTCTTTTCCAGCACTTGTTCTGGTTTTTAGGACACCCGGAGGTATACATCGTACTACTACCGGCTCTGGGTATGACTTCGGAGATTATTGCTACGAACTCCCGTAAGCCTATTTTTGGCTACCGTGCTATGATCGCGTCCATGATGGGTATTGCGTTTCTTGCCTTTATCGTGTGGGCGCACCATATGTTTGTGACTGGTATGAACCCATTCTTAGGTTCGATCTTTATGTTTCTTACGCTTATTATCGCTGTTCCTTCGGCTGTAAAAGCGTTTAACTACATCACAACCTTGTGGCGTGGTAACATCCGGTTTACTCCGGCTATGTTATTCTCAATCGGTTTAGTGTCGTTCTTTATTTCAGGTGGCCTAACAGGTTTGATTCTGGGTAACTCGGCTCTTGATATTCAATTGCACGACACTTACTTCGTAGTAGCACACTTCCACCTTGTAATGGGTGCTGCTTCGGCTTTTGGTCTACTGGCGGGTGTTTATCACTGGTTCCCGAAAATGTTCGGTCGTATGATGAACGAAAAATTGGGATACATCCACTTCTGGCTCACGTTTATCGGTATTTATTTAGTATTCTTCCCGATGCATTACGTAGGCATTGCTGGCTTCCCTCGCCGTTATTACGCTTTCACAAGCTATGACTTCACGAAGAATATCTTCGCAGATATGAATAGCTTCATCAGTCTGGCGGCTATCTTCACATTTACGGCACAGTGGATTTTTGTCTGGAACTTTGTGTATAGCATATTCAAAGGCAAAAAAGCTCCTCAAAATCCCTGGAAGTCGAATACGCTGGAGTGGACGACACCCATCAATCCAGGTCATGGTAACTGGCCGGGCGAGATTCCTGCCGTGTACCGTTGGCCGTATGATTATAGTAAGCCTGGTGCTAAGGATGACTTCATTCCGCAAAACGTACCTTACTCGCAAACTCCAGAATCAAATCTTCCGCATGAGAACGAGTTGATTGTCATGGAGAAAGAAATCGAGGCTCAGAACTTTAATGACCAGTTCAAGCAACCTCATTAATCATACAGAACGCCGATTCCAGAGCTTGTTGTCGCTGACGATTGTAGTTATCTTCCTGCTGATTCTGGCAGGTGGAATCGTCAGGGGAACAGGCTCTGGGATGGGGTGTCCTGACTGGCCTAAATGCTTTGGGCAATGGATTCCGCCCACGGAGGTGTCTCAATTGCCACCAAATTACCAGCAGATATACGGTGCAAAGCTTAAGGGCGAAGTGGAATTCAATGCCGTAAAAACCTGGATTGAATACGTTAACCGGTTATTAGGTGTTCTTTCCGGGTTACTCGTCTTCGCTACAGTAGTCTCTTCCTTCTCTTTTTTACGCAAAGACAAAGCTATTTTCTGGGGCAGTGTAGCTGCGCTTCTCTTAATTGGAGCGAACGGATGGCTGGGTTCGCGCGTGGTGGCAACAGAACTGGCCCATTACATGATCACGTTGCACCTGCTGCTGGCAATACTCGTAGTTTTCTCTTTGCTATTTGTTTACGTTCGTGTCAGTAGCCCGCAACGAGATATTCTGACACCAAAAAAAATACTAGTTAGCCGTTCGTTCAATAAGCTGTTGCTTGTAACTATGCTACTGTCTTTTGGACAGATATTGCTGGGTACACAGGTTCGGGAAGCGTTGGATGAAGTTGTTGGGCGGTTAGGATACGAGCAGCGTGCAAACTGGGTTGATTCGCTGGATTGGCGATTCTATGTGCATCGCTCTTTCTCATTGATCATCCTGGCCTTTCATATAGCTGTAATAGTACGACTTCGAAAAGCATTACATTCTGTATGGCTGACTCAAATCGCTAACGCGCTTATTTGGTTAGTGGTCGCTGAGATAGCTACAGGAGCTATAATGGGATATTTTGGCGTACCAGCATTCGCGCAACCTATTCACTTGCTGTTAGCTGTTGTTATGATTGGCTTTCAATTTATGGCCTGGCTCATTGTAAATCCAAGTTTAAGTTTGTCGAAGGAGGCAAGTCGTAAAGCACACTTACTGGAGATTTAAGATGGAGAAAGTTATTGCCTTACGCATGGTAAATGCGAAAGTAAAGGCTTATGTAGAGCTACTAAAACTTAAACTAACACTGGCCGTTGTCTTCTCTGGCGTGTTTGGTTATTGTTTGGCGGCTGACCATATTGATTGGTTAAAAGTGGCGGTTCTGGTTATAGCTTCAATAGCGATGACGGGAGCGGCTAATATTATTAACCAGATTATCGAGAAGGAGTCTGACAAAGTCATGAAGCGCACGGCGACGCGACCTCTGCCTACCGGGCGGTTATCTGTGGCGGAGGCTGCTACGTTTGCGTTTGTCTTGTTCAGTATCGCCTGTTTCCTGTACGTTGAAGTATTCAATCTACGAGCCGCAGCGTTGGCCGTTTTGTCACTGCTGCTGTATGGGTTTGTTTACACACCGTTGAAGCGTAAAGGGCAAGTTGCGGTGTACGTAGGCGCATTGCCAGGCGCGTTCCCGCCGATGATTGGCTGGGTAGCTGCTACCAATCATTTTGGCTGGGAACCGGGTATATTGTTTGCCATTCAGTTTTTCTGGCAATTCCCGCATTTCTGGGCTATCGGCTGGCTGGCGTTCGACGAGTACAAAAAAGCAGGCATTCAAATGATGCCAGGAAGTGGAAAAAACACTGAAACTGCGTTTCGGATCATGATTTACACCCTTTTCCTGGTTCCTGTTGGTTGGTTGCCTTATATGCTTGGTATGACGGGTATTCATTCGGCATTAGTCGCTATGATTGGCGGAATCTTGTTCCTTGCCCAAACGTTTCACTTAATGAGAACCTGCACTGATAAAGCAGCTCTGCAAATGATGTTCGGATCATTGCTGTATCTGCCAGTTGTGCAAATTGTTTATCTGTTAGACAAAGTTTAAGGAACCATGAGTGAGCTGGTAAAAGATATTTCGATTATTGAGGAGCCTGAAGAAACGCTCTCGATGAATCCCCGCAAGTTTATCCTGTGGTTATTTATCGTGAGTATCATCATGCTGTTTGCTGCTATGACCAGTGCCTATCTGGTTCGGCGTGCTGAAGGAAACTGGCTGGAATATAGTATTCCACCTGTGTTCTCGTATAGTTCAGTTGTATTAGTACTTAGTAGTCTGACGATACACTGGGCTTACTTAGCTGCAAAAAAAGACAACTTTGGCAGTCTGAAAATAGCAATAACTGTTACTTTTGCACTCGGTATTGCCTTCCTGTACATGCAGTTTCAGGGTTGGGTGGCCTTAGTCGATCAGAAGGTTTTTTTTGTGGGTAATCCAGCAGGCTCGTTTATGTACATTTTCACCGGTCTGCACGGGTTTCACTTAATTTCCGGCCTGATTGTTCTGGTGTTCGCCTTAGTTGCTGCATTTCGCTTGAAGATCCATGCCAAAAGCTTAAATCAGCTTGAAATAGCCGCCACCTATTGGCATTTTCTGGATGTACTTTGGCTGTATCTGTTTT from Spirosoma montaniterrae encodes:
- a CDS encoding cytochrome c oxidase subunit 3 — protein: MSELVKDISIIEEPEETLSMNPRKFILWLFIVSIIMLFAAMTSAYLVRRAEGNWLEYSIPPVFSYSSVVLVLSSLTIHWAYLAAKKDNFGSLKIAITVTFALGIAFLYMQFQGWVALVDQKVFFVGNPAGSFMYIFTGLHGFHLISGLIVLVFALVAAFRLKIHAKSLNQLEIAATYWHFLDVLWLYLFFFLVYFH
- the cyoE gene encoding heme o synthase is translated as MEKVIALRMVNAKVKAYVELLKLKLTLAVVFSGVFGYCLAADHIDWLKVAVLVIASIAMTGAANIINQIIEKESDKVMKRTATRPLPTGRLSVAEAATFAFVLFSIACFLYVEVFNLRAAALAVLSLLLYGFVYTPLKRKGQVAVYVGALPGAFPPMIGWVAATNHFGWEPGILFAIQFFWQFPHFWAIGWLAFDEYKKAGIQMMPGSGKNTETAFRIMIYTLFLVPVGWLPYMLGMTGIHSALVAMIGGILFLAQTFHLMRTCTDKAALQMMFGSLLYLPVVQIVYLLDKV
- a CDS encoding quinol:cytochrome C oxidoreductase; translation: MASAHAIPSLDEQYEFTAESKRRLLIGIGTGVALVAIGSYLLASGAGGHEAHEVVHGTGASEGHDAGHHAYKWTNRLWANVWLNAVYFAGASVIGMFFISYNYLAQAGWSSAFKRIPEAMPAYLPFMGVAILAVFFIAGHDLFHWTHEGLYDPKSPDYDHIIAGKKGFLNTPFYLTRLVLYFTLWYVLWRMLRNFSLQEDLHGGTEYYEKSIKWGTAFLVVFAVTSSTSAWDFVMSIDTHWFSTMFGWYTLASWHVTGLAIITLTVVTLKERGYLAIVNESHLHDLGKFMFAFSIFWTYVWFAQFMLIYYANLPEETIYYQERFSGYGGIYKAPFFINIFLNFVFPFLVLMTRDAKRTYIFLKLAAIGIIVGHYFDFYTNIMPGTVGEHGGFGLIEFGMILIFACGFMWSLSTQLTKANLIPKNHPMLEETLHHDI
- a CDS encoding cytochrome c oxidase subunit II, whose product is MVYIVVLLSVIFLGLAGLVVSRMAAVVKNAAGPVEEERIGMSNRINGAMMLVFLVLGLLGAVWSYLHASQYFLPEASSPHGRRTDFLFWLSMGIITAAFFITNALLFIFSWRYQYKAGRKAAYYPENHKLELIWTVIPAVVMAVLVFTGWRAWRDIMSEAPADAQVFEIVGKQFNWIVRYPGVDDNKLGAYNYKLIDNNNDNGIDYTDEASFDDFTSTTELHIPVNKPILLKIRARDVLHSVFIPHMRVKMDAVPGMPTRFWFVADKTTDEMRNMTGNPDFGYEIACTEVCGRGHFSMRIRLIVEDEASWQAWCKEQKPLLSSTPELAARIPANLKAKAAKYLPADETAASADSATALNARGGISLTRASIR
- a CDS encoding cytochrome c oxidase subunit I; its protein translation is MATSVANPAIDVHAVEHDHHEPQSFWRKYIFSEDHKTIAKQYLISGIFWSIIGISMSVIFRLQLGFPAMKMDWLRPVLGGWIDDAGKLDPDFYLALITMHGTIMVFFVLTAGLSGTFSNFLIPLQVGARDMASGFLNMLSYWFFFLASVIMLWSLFIETGPAAGGWVVYPPLSALPQAHKGSELGMTLWLVSMALFIVSQLLGGINYITTVINLRTRGMSFSKLPLTIWAFFLTAVLGLISFPVLLSAALLLIFDRSFGTSFYLSEIYINGEALPNVGGSPILFQHLFWFLGHPEVYIVLLPALGMTSEIIATNSRKPIFGYRAMIASMMGIAFLAFIVWAHHMFVTGMNPFLGSIFMFLTLIIAVPSAVKAFNYITTLWRGNIRFTPAMLFSIGLVSFFISGGLTGLILGNSALDIQLHDTYFVVAHFHLVMGAASAFGLLAGVYHWFPKMFGRMMNEKLGYIHFWLTFIGIYLVFFPMHYVGIAGFPRRYYAFTSYDFTKNIFADMNSFISLAAIFTFTAQWIFVWNFVYSIFKGKKAPQNPWKSNTLEWTTPINPGHGNWPGEIPAVYRWPYDYSKPGAKDDFIPQNVPYSQTPESNLPHENELIVMEKEIEAQNFNDQFKQPH
- a CDS encoding COX15/CtaA family protein, which produces MTSSSNLINHTERRFQSLLSLTIVVIFLLILAGGIVRGTGSGMGCPDWPKCFGQWIPPTEVSQLPPNYQQIYGAKLKGEVEFNAVKTWIEYVNRLLGVLSGLLVFATVVSSFSFLRKDKAIFWGSVAALLLIGANGWLGSRVVATELAHYMITLHLLLAILVVFSLLFVYVRVSSPQRDILTPKKILVSRSFNKLLLVTMLLSFGQILLGTQVREALDEVVGRLGYEQRANWVDSLDWRFYVHRSFSLIILAFHIAVIVRLRKALHSVWLTQIANALIWLVVAEIATGAIMGYFGVPAFAQPIHLLLAVVMIGFQFMAWLIVNPSLSLSKEASRKAHLLEI